One genomic window of Ottowia oryzae includes the following:
- the aat gene encoding leucyl/phenylalanyl-tRNA--protein transferase produces MSELSQLAILAPGEPFPPVSQAWGPSSSAPGLLAVGGELDVRTLRAAYSATVFPWFSHGEPILWWSPDPRMVLQVDAFRLHRSLRKVIERFRISPACEIRFDTAFDDVMAACAASPRPGQDGTWIGPEMRRAYGELHRAGYAHSVETWVAGELVAGLYCVSIGRAVFGESMFTRVTDGSKLALSALVAWCRYQGLPLIDCQQNTAHLDFMGAREMPRAEFARAVAELAPQPALIWKFDPVYWNALLPPRPAQR; encoded by the coding sequence ATGAGCGAGCTTTCCCAGCTGGCCATCTTGGCACCCGGCGAGCCTTTCCCGCCGGTATCGCAGGCGTGGGGGCCCTCCAGCAGCGCGCCAGGTTTGTTGGCGGTGGGCGGCGAGCTGGATGTGCGTACGCTGCGCGCCGCCTACAGTGCCACCGTTTTCCCCTGGTTTAGCCACGGGGAACCCATTCTCTGGTGGAGCCCCGACCCCCGCATGGTGCTGCAGGTGGATGCGTTTCGCCTGCACCGCTCTTTGCGCAAGGTGATCGAACGCTTTCGCATCAGCCCGGCGTGCGAAATCCGCTTTGATACCGCGTTCGACGACGTGATGGCCGCCTGCGCCGCCTCGCCCCGGCCGGGCCAGGACGGCACCTGGATCGGCCCCGAGATGCGCCGCGCCTATGGCGAACTGCACCGCGCCGGCTATGCCCACAGCGTGGAAACCTGGGTGGCGGGCGAGTTGGTGGCGGGCCTGTACTGCGTAAGCATCGGCCGCGCGGTGTTCGGCGAATCCATGTTCACGCGCGTGACAGACGGCTCCAAACTGGCCCTGTCCGCACTGGTCGCCTGGTGCCGCTACCAAGGCCTGCCGCTGATCGATTGCCAGCAGAACACGGCGCACCTGGACTTCATGGGCGCGCGCGAAATGCCAAGGGCCGAATTCGCCCGCGCCGTGGCCGAATTGGCGCCCCAGCCCGCCCTCATTTGGAAATTCGATCCCGTATACTGGAACGCATTGCTGCCACCCCGCCCGGCCCAGCGTTGA
- a CDS encoding NUDIX hydrolase, with the protein MQRRTIKHCRECGAAVDYRIPEGDTHERAVCPACGTVHYVNPLVVVGTVPYIGDRVLLCKRAIEPRWGKWTLPAGFMELDETMAEGAARETDEEAGAQIAIGPLFSTLSIPRVGQVHVFYLAALQSEAFNPGPETLEARLFTEAEVPWDELAFLTVRETLLRYFEDRRRGHFGMHDIDIPWPPR; encoded by the coding sequence ATGCAGCGCCGAACCATCAAGCACTGCCGCGAATGCGGAGCCGCGGTGGACTACCGCATCCCCGAAGGCGACACGCACGAGCGTGCCGTTTGCCCGGCCTGCGGCACCGTGCATTACGTCAACCCGCTGGTGGTGGTGGGCACCGTGCCCTACATCGGCGATCGCGTGCTGCTGTGCAAGCGGGCCATCGAGCCTCGCTGGGGCAAGTGGACGCTGCCAGCGGGCTTCATGGAGTTGGATGAGACCATGGCCGAGGGCGCGGCGCGCGAGACCGACGAGGAAGCGGGCGCGCAGATCGCCATAGGCCCGCTGTTCAGCACGCTGAGCATCCCGCGCGTGGGTCAGGTTCATGTGTTCTACCTGGCGGCGCTGCAAAGCGAGGCCTTCAACCCCGGCCCCGAAACGCTGGAAGCGCGTTTGTTCACCGAGGCCGAAGTCCCCTGGGACGAGCTGGCCTTTCTCACGGTGCGCGAAACGCTGCTGCGCTACTTTGAAGACCGGCGCCGGGGCCACTTCGGCATGCACGACATCGACATACCCTGGCCACCGCGATGA
- a CDS encoding MarR family winged helix-turn-helix transcriptional regulator: MQPDAFVLEQAPGYLIRRAHQISVAVFAEHTVCFDATPMQFAVLSVLSDAPGVDQITLAQRAAFDAATIGSVVGRLITKGWVHRQPAERDRRRKLLWLTPEGEQALAGIAALMPDVQARVLGGLDAAERQQLRALLAKLVAHHGSAPPD, from the coding sequence ATGCAACCCGACGCTTTTGTTCTAGAGCAGGCCCCTGGCTACCTCATCCGGCGCGCGCACCAGATCTCGGTGGCGGTGTTTGCCGAGCACACCGTCTGCTTCGACGCCACCCCCATGCAGTTCGCCGTGCTCAGCGTGCTGAGCGATGCGCCGGGCGTGGACCAGATCACGCTGGCGCAGCGCGCGGCTTTTGACGCGGCCACCATTGGCTCGGTCGTGGGGCGGCTCATCACCAAGGGCTGGGTGCACCGCCAACCCGCCGAGCGCGACCGGCGCCGCAAATTGCTCTGGCTGACGCCCGAAGGCGAGCAGGCGCTGGCGGGTATCGCCGCGCTGATGCCCGACGTGCAGGCGCGCGTGCTGGGCGGCCTGGATGCGGCGGAGCGGCAACAGTTGAGAGCCCTGCTTGCCAAATTGGTCGCACATCACGGCAGTGCGCCGCCTGACTGA
- a CDS encoding OmpA family protein — translation MQRPSSKIFGRGLLVLATAAAVLTTGCANMTEAQRNTAIGAGVGAAAGGLIGHGKGAAIGGVVGAAGGYAWSHYMENKRQQMQAATAGTGVQVTQTPDNQLKLNIPSDISFDTGRADIKPNLRPILDQFAQGLGQQPNLEVTIIGHTDSTGSDAINNPLSVARANSVRDYIATRGVDTRRIRTDGRGSREPVDSNSTEAGRAHNRRVEIFLAELAPAAPAPQPAPYNAPYNTPVGGQPVR, via the coding sequence ATGCAACGACCCTCTTCAAAAATCTTCGGGCGCGGCCTGCTGGTGCTGGCCACGGCGGCAGCGGTGCTGACCACCGGTTGCGCCAACATGACCGAAGCGCAGCGCAATACCGCCATTGGCGCCGGTGTGGGCGCGGCGGCCGGCGGCCTGATCGGCCACGGCAAGGGCGCAGCCATTGGCGGCGTGGTGGGCGCAGCCGGCGGCTACGCATGGTCGCATTACATGGAAAACAAGCGCCAGCAGATGCAGGCTGCAACCGCCGGCACGGGCGTGCAAGTCACGCAGACGCCGGACAACCAGCTCAAGCTGAACATCCCCAGCGATATCTCGTTTGACACCGGCCGCGCCGACATCAAGCCCAACTTGCGCCCCATCCTGGACCAGTTCGCGCAGGGCCTGGGCCAGCAGCCCAATCTGGAAGTGACCATCATCGGCCACACCGATTCCACCGGCAGTGATGCCATCAACAACCCGCTGTCCGTGGCGCGCGCCAACAGCGTGCGCGACTACATCGCCACGCGCGGCGTGGACACGCGCCGCATCCGCACCGACGGCCGTGGCTCGCGCGAACCTGTCGACAGCAACAGCACCGAAGCGGGCCGTGCGCACAACCGCCGCGTGGAAATCTTCCTGGCCGAGCTGGCGCCCGCCGCCCCAGCCCCTCAGCCAGCGCCCTACAACGCGCCGTACAACACCCCCGTGGGCGGCCAGCCCGTGCGCTGA
- the maiA gene encoding maleylacetoacetate isomerase: MKLYNYFRSSASFRVRIALALKGLQYDYVPVHLAKGEQKQPEFAALTPEGLVPMLETGDGLRLTQSMAIIEYLDETHPTPPLLPADAPGRARVRALSQIVACEIHPLNNLRVLKYLVHDLKADDGAKTDWYRHWVAVGLQAYEARMAEGTRGIYSHGDAPTLADCCLVPQIFNAQRFDSDLTPYPLTMAVFQACMQLPAFQQAQPSACPDAEP, from the coding sequence ATGAAGCTTTACAACTACTTCCGGTCTTCCGCGTCGTTCAGGGTGCGCATCGCCCTGGCTTTGAAAGGGCTGCAGTACGACTACGTGCCGGTGCACCTGGCCAAAGGCGAACAAAAGCAGCCCGAGTTCGCTGCGCTGACGCCGGAAGGTCTGGTGCCCATGCTGGAGACGGGCGACGGGCTTCGGCTGACGCAGTCGATGGCCATCATCGAATACCTGGACGAAACCCACCCCACACCCCCGCTGCTGCCCGCTGACGCGCCCGGGCGCGCGCGTGTGCGTGCGCTGTCGCAAATCGTGGCGTGTGAAATCCACCCGTTGAACAACCTGCGCGTGCTCAAGTACCTGGTGCACGACTTGAAAGCCGACGACGGCGCCAAGACCGACTGGTACCGCCACTGGGTCGCGGTGGGCCTGCAAGCCTATGAAGCGCGCATGGCAGAGGGCACCCGTGGCATCTACAGCCACGGCGACGCGCCCACCCTGGCCGACTGCTGCTTGGTGCCGCAGATCTTCAACGCCCAGCGTTTTGACTCCGACCTGACGCCATACCCCCTCACCATGGCCGTTTTTCAGGCGTGCATGCAGTTGCCCGCTTTCCAGCAGGCGCAGCCCTCGGCCTGCCCGGACGCCGAGCCATGA
- the pgeF gene encoding peptidoglycan editing factor PgeF has protein sequence MSIAASAAPWLIPDWPAPGHVRALFTTRGASEHDGASRGPYGFFNLGDHVGDDPVAVAANRAHLTRALGGAQPGFLNQVHGTVVRDGCSPGNEPSAAGPAPAPTADAAVSNHPGRACTVMVADCLPVLFTNRAGTVVGAAHAGWRGLAAGVLQAALVSFRAAALAAPAPGAIKNTADDVLAWLGPCIGPRAFEVGAEVRAAFVDADSGAAACFAPHGAGKYLADLPALARRVLAAQGVAAIYGNDSSDDWCTVARADRFFSYRRDQAALGGSGRMAACVWLTDQPARTHSRA, from the coding sequence ATGAGCATCGCCGCCAGCGCCGCCCCCTGGCTGATCCCCGACTGGCCGGCGCCCGGCCACGTGCGGGCGCTGTTCACCACGCGCGGCGCGTCTGAGCACGACGGCGCCTCGCGCGGGCCCTACGGGTTTTTCAATCTGGGCGACCACGTGGGTGACGATCCGGTGGCCGTGGCGGCCAACCGGGCGCACCTGACCCGCGCACTGGGCGGGGCGCAGCCGGGCTTTCTCAACCAGGTGCATGGCACTGTGGTGCGCGACGGCTGCAGCCCTGGCAACGAGCCCAGCGCCGCCGGGCCAGCGCCGGCGCCCACGGCGGACGCGGCCGTCAGCAATCACCCGGGCCGCGCCTGCACCGTGATGGTGGCCGATTGCCTGCCCGTGCTTTTCACCAACCGGGCCGGCACCGTTGTTGGCGCGGCGCACGCCGGCTGGCGGGGGTTGGCGGCGGGTGTGCTGCAAGCCGCCTTGGTGTCTTTTCGGGCTGCGGCGCTCGCTGCACCAGCGCCAGGCGCTATTAAAAATACAGCAGACGACGTGCTGGCGTGGCTGGGCCCGTGCATTGGCCCGCGCGCCTTTGAGGTGGGTGCCGAAGTCCGCGCCGCCTTTGTCGACGCCGACAGCGGCGCCGCTGCCTGCTTTGCGCCCCACGGCGCTGGCAAATACCTGGCCGACCTGCCGGCGCTGGCGCGGCGGGTGCTGGCCGCGCAGGGCGTCGCCGCCATTTACGGCAACGACAGCAGCGACGACTGGTGCACCGTGGCACGTGCCGACCGATTCTTCTCCTACCGGCGCGACCAGGCCGCGCTGGGGGGCAGTGGCCGCATGGCCGCCTGCGTGTGGCTGACGGACCAGCCGGCTCGCACCCACTCCCGCGCCTAA
- a CDS encoding PHA/PHB synthase family protein: MPSAMDMGLVEGWKKAFEQFQNMDLGAFSTMAQGAPGAELPQLTFPPEKLLELQQNYVREASELWNQTLQANPLVKDRRFKSKAWSDNPMAAFTAAAYLLNARTMMAMAEAAEGDEKSRQRVRFAVEQWVAAASPSNFLALNADAQQKAIETQGESLAKGLANILHDMRQGHVSMTDESLFEVGKNVATTEGAVVFENDYFQLIEYKPLTAKVYEKPFLMVPPCINKFYILDLQPENSLIRYAVSQGHRTFVVSWRNPDASMEKATWDDYIENAAIEAIHVVQALTGAKTINALGFCVGGTILTSALAVLAARGEKPVASMTLLTTLIDFRDTGILDVFIDENMVRFREMQMGAGGMLKGNDLASTFSFLRPNDLVWNYVVGNYLKGETPPPFDLLYWNSDSTNLPGPFYAWYLRNTYLENKLVQPGAAEVCGEKIDLRKIDIPIYVYGSREDHIVPIGGSYASTQVFPGKKRFMMGASGHIAGVINPPAAKKRSHWVRDDGQFPADVSEWIAGATETPGSWWSDWSDWLGAQGGKQVAAPKRYGRGTAYEPIEPAPGSYVKAKAKA, encoded by the coding sequence ATGCCTTCAGCCATGGACATGGGTCTGGTCGAGGGCTGGAAGAAGGCTTTCGAGCAATTCCAGAACATGGATCTGGGCGCCTTCAGCACCATGGCTCAGGGCGCGCCCGGCGCCGAGCTGCCGCAGCTGACCTTCCCCCCCGAAAAGCTGCTGGAGCTGCAACAGAACTACGTGCGCGAAGCCAGCGAGCTGTGGAACCAGACGCTGCAGGCCAACCCGCTGGTGAAAGACCGCCGCTTCAAGTCGAAAGCCTGGTCGGACAACCCCATGGCCGCCTTCACCGCAGCCGCCTACCTGCTCAACGCCCGCACGATGATGGCCATGGCCGAGGCGGCCGAGGGCGACGAGAAAAGCCGCCAGCGCGTGCGCTTTGCGGTAGAGCAATGGGTGGCCGCCGCCTCGCCCAGCAACTTTCTGGCGCTGAACGCCGACGCGCAGCAAAAAGCCATCGAAACGCAGGGCGAAAGCCTGGCCAAGGGCCTGGCCAACATCCTGCACGACATGCGTCAGGGCCACGTGTCGATGACGGACGAAAGCCTGTTCGAGGTCGGCAAGAACGTGGCCACTACCGAAGGCGCCGTGGTGTTCGAGAACGATTATTTCCAGCTGATCGAATACAAGCCGCTGACGGCCAAGGTGTATGAAAAGCCGTTCCTGATGGTGCCGCCCTGCATCAACAAGTTCTACATCCTCGACCTGCAGCCTGAAAACTCTTTGATTCGCTACGCGGTCAGCCAGGGGCACCGCACCTTCGTCGTCAGCTGGCGCAACCCCGATGCCTCGATGGAAAAGGCCACCTGGGACGACTACATCGAAAACGCCGCCATCGAGGCCATCCACGTGGTGCAGGCGCTGACCGGCGCCAAAACCATCAACGCGCTGGGCTTTTGCGTGGGCGGCACCATCCTGACATCGGCCCTGGCCGTGCTGGCGGCGCGCGGCGAGAAGCCCGTGGCGTCGATGACGCTGCTGACCACCCTGATCGACTTTCGCGACACGGGCATCCTCGACGTGTTCATCGACGAGAACATGGTGCGCTTTCGCGAAATGCAGATGGGCGCGGGCGGCATGCTCAAGGGCAACGATCTTGCCTCCACCTTCAGCTTCTTGCGCCCCAACGACCTGGTGTGGAACTACGTCGTCGGCAACTACCTGAAAGGCGAAACGCCGCCGCCATTCGATCTGCTGTACTGGAACAGCGATTCCACCAACCTGCCGGGCCCGTTCTACGCCTGGTACCTGCGCAACACCTACCTCGAGAACAAGCTCGTGCAGCCCGGCGCGGCCGAGGTGTGCGGCGAGAAGATCGACCTGCGCAAGATCGACATACCCATCTACGTCTACGGCTCGCGCGAAGACCACATCGTGCCCATTGGCGGCTCGTACGCCAGTACGCAGGTTTTCCCAGGCAAGAAGCGTTTCATGATGGGCGCCTCAGGCCACATCGCGGGCGTGATCAACCCCCCGGCGGCCAAAAAGCGCTCGCACTGGGTGCGCGACGACGGTCAATTTCCGGCCGACGTGAGCGAATGGATTGCCGGCGCCACCGAAACGCCAGGCAGCTGGTGGTCGGACTGGTCGGACTGGCTGGGCGCCCAAGGCGGCAAGCAGGTGGCTGCGCCCAAGCGCTACGGCCGCGGCACCGCCTACGAACCGATCGAGCCCGCGCCGGGCAGCTACGTCAAGGCCAAGGCCAAGGCCTGA
- a CDS encoding acetyl-CoA C-acetyltransferase: MEDIVIVSAARTAVGKFGGSLAKVPATQLGSIAIQAALERAKVTGELLAEASGQVIMGQVLAAGAGQNPARQALIKAGLPKSIPGMTINVVCGSGLKSVMLAQQAILAGDSDIVVAGGQENMSASPHVLLGSRDGQRMGDWKMIDSMIVDGLWDVYNQYHMGITAENVAKQEGITREQQDALALASQQKASAAQDAGKFKEEITPVSIPQRKGDPVVFDTDEFINKKTSAEALAGLRPAFDKAGTVTAGNASGINDGAAAVVVMSAKRAADLGLTPLARIVSYATVGLDPATMGLGPVGATQKALQRAGWKVGDVDLFELNEAFAAQACAVNKLLDIDPAKVNVNGGAIAIGHPIGASGCRILVTLLHEMKRSGAKRGLAGLCIGGGMGVALALEQP; the protein is encoded by the coding sequence GTGGAAGACATCGTTATCGTTTCAGCGGCGCGCACTGCTGTGGGCAAGTTCGGCGGCTCGCTGGCCAAAGTGCCGGCAACGCAATTGGGCAGCATCGCCATCCAGGCCGCGCTGGAGCGCGCCAAGGTCACCGGCGAGCTGCTGGCCGAGGCCTCTGGCCAGGTCATCATGGGCCAGGTGCTGGCCGCTGGCGCCGGGCAAAACCCTGCGCGCCAGGCGCTGATCAAGGCGGGCCTGCCCAAGTCGATTCCGGGCATGACGATCAACGTCGTCTGCGGCTCAGGCCTGAAGTCGGTGATGCTGGCGCAGCAGGCCATTCTGGCGGGCGACAGCGACATCGTCGTGGCGGGCGGCCAGGAAAACATGAGCGCCAGTCCCCACGTGCTGCTGGGCAGCCGCGACGGCCAGCGCATGGGCGACTGGAAGATGATCGATTCGATGATCGTCGACGGCCTGTGGGACGTGTACAACCAGTACCACATGGGCATCACCGCCGAGAACGTGGCCAAGCAGGAAGGCATCACGCGCGAGCAGCAGGACGCGCTGGCGCTGGCCAGCCAGCAGAAGGCTTCTGCCGCGCAAGACGCAGGCAAGTTCAAGGAAGAGATCACGCCGGTCAGCATTCCGCAGCGCAAGGGCGACCCAGTGGTGTTCGACACCGACGAGTTCATCAACAAGAAAACCAGCGCCGAAGCGTTGGCGGGCCTGCGCCCGGCTTTCGACAAGGCAGGCACCGTCACCGCGGGCAACGCCTCGGGCATCAACGACGGCGCGGCCGCGGTGGTGGTCATGAGCGCCAAGAGGGCGGCCGACCTGGGCCTGACGCCGCTGGCGCGCATCGTCAGCTACGCCACCGTGGGGCTGGACCCGGCCACCATGGGCCTGGGCCCGGTGGGCGCCACGCAAAAGGCGCTGCAGCGCGCGGGCTGGAAGGTGGGCGACGTCGACCTGTTCGAGCTGAACGAGGCCTTCGCCGCGCAAGCCTGCGCCGTCAACAAGCTGCTGGACATCGACCCGGCCAAGGTCAACGTGAACGGTGGCGCCATCGCCATCGGCCACCCCATTGGTGCGTCAGGTTGCCGCATTCTGGTCACGCTGCTGCATGAGATGAAGCGCAGCGGCGCCAAGCGCGGCCTGGCCGGCCTGTGTATCGGCGGCGGCATGGGCGTGGCCCTGGCGCTTGAGCAACCCTGA
- the phbB gene encoding acetoacetyl-CoA reductase — protein sequence MSQKVAYVTGGMGGIGTAICQRLHKEGFTVIAGCGPTRDYQKWLDEQKALGYTFYASVGNVADWQSTVDAFAKAKAEHGPIDVLVNNAGITRDRMFLKMTREDWDAVVDTNLNSMFNVTKQVVPDMVERGFGRVIQISSVNGEKGQAGQTNYSAAKAGMHGFAMALAQELAGKGVTVNTVSPGYIGTDMVKAIRPDVLEKIVATIPVKRLGQPEEIGSIVAWLASDDAGFTTGANFSVNGGLHMS from the coding sequence ATGAGTCAAAAAGTAGCGTACGTCACCGGTGGCATGGGTGGCATCGGAACCGCCATCTGCCAGCGCCTGCATAAAGAAGGCTTCACGGTCATCGCCGGCTGCGGCCCCACGCGCGACTATCAGAAGTGGCTGGATGAGCAAAAAGCGCTTGGCTACACCTTCTACGCCAGCGTCGGCAACGTGGCCGACTGGCAATCCACGGTCGACGCCTTCGCCAAGGCCAAGGCCGAGCACGGCCCGATTGACGTGCTGGTCAACAACGCCGGCATCACGCGCGACCGCATGTTCCTGAAGATGACGCGCGAAGACTGGGACGCCGTGGTCGACACCAACCTGAACAGCATGTTCAACGTGACCAAGCAGGTGGTGCCTGACATGGTCGAGCGGGGCTTTGGCCGCGTCATCCAGATCAGCTCCGTCAACGGCGAAAAAGGCCAGGCCGGCCAAACCAACTATTCCGCCGCCAAGGCCGGCATGCACGGCTTTGCCATGGCGCTGGCGCAAGAGCTGGCAGGCAAGGGCGTCACCGTGAACACCGTCAGCCCCGGCTACATCGGCACCGACATGGTCAAGGCGATTCGCCCCGACGTGCTCGAGAAGATCGTGGCCACCATCCCGGTCAAGCGCCTGGGCCAGCCGGAAGAAATCGGCTCCATCGTGGCTTGGCTGGCCAGCGACGACGCGGGCTTCACCACCGGCGCCAACTTCTCGGTGAACGGCGGCCTGCACATGAGCTGA
- the dusA gene encoding tRNA dihydrouridine(20/20a) synthase DusA, with the protein MSPWRLSVAPMIDWTDRHCRFFHRLITQRALLYTEMVNAGAIVYGGTERHLRFNAEEHPVALQLGGSEPERLAQAARLGEQWGYDEINLNCGCPSERVQRGAFGACLMAEPQLVADGVKAMLDVVSVPVTVKHRIGIDKEESYAFVRDFLGTVADAGCRVFIVHARNAWLKGLSPKENREIPPLRYEVVYQLKRDFPQLTIALNGGVTTDEQIATHLQHVDGVMVGREAYHRPWLMREWDTRFLGAASALHTTPDEVEAAMVDYMAREAAAHGTPWYAIARHMLGLHHGRRGARLWRQVWSDHKLKTLPAHEVWAIAKAHLEEVPVEA; encoded by the coding sequence ATGAGCCCATGGCGCCTGTCGGTCGCGCCGATGATCGATTGGACGGACAGGCACTGCCGGTTCTTTCATCGCCTGATCACCCAGCGCGCGCTGCTGTACACCGAAATGGTGAACGCGGGCGCCATCGTGTACGGTGGCACCGAACGCCACCTGCGCTTCAACGCGGAAGAGCACCCGGTGGCCCTGCAGCTGGGCGGCAGTGAGCCAGAGCGCCTGGCCCAGGCCGCGCGCCTGGGCGAGCAATGGGGCTACGACGAGATCAACCTGAACTGCGGCTGCCCCAGCGAGCGCGTGCAGCGCGGCGCGTTTGGCGCGTGCCTGATGGCCGAGCCGCAACTGGTGGCCGATGGCGTGAAGGCCATGCTGGACGTGGTGAGCGTACCGGTCACCGTCAAGCACCGCATCGGCATCGACAAGGAAGAAAGCTACGCCTTTGTGCGCGACTTTTTGGGCACGGTGGCCGATGCGGGCTGCCGCGTGTTCATCGTGCACGCCCGCAACGCATGGCTCAAGGGCTTGTCGCCCAAGGAAAACCGCGAGATTCCGCCGCTGCGCTATGAGGTGGTCTACCAGCTCAAGCGCGACTTTCCGCAGCTGACCATCGCGTTGAACGGTGGGGTGACCACTGACGAGCAGATCGCCACGCACCTGCAGCACGTCGATGGCGTGATGGTGGGGCGCGAGGCCTACCACCGCCCCTGGCTGATGCGCGAGTGGGACACGCGCTTTCTGGGCGCGGCTTCAGCGCTGCACACCACGCCGGACGAGGTGGAGGCGGCCATGGTCGACTACATGGCGCGCGAAGCCGCCGCGCACGGCACGCCCTGGTACGCCATCGCGCGGCACATGCTGGGCCTGCACCACGGCCGGCGCGGTGCGCGCCTGTGGCGCCAGGTGTGGAGCGACCACAAGCTCAAAACCCTGCCGGCGCACGAGGTCTGGGCGATCGCCAAGGCGCATCTGGAAGAAGTGCCGGTTGAGGCCTGA